From a single Erpetoichthys calabaricus chromosome 1, fErpCal1.3, whole genome shotgun sequence genomic region:
- the LOC114642059 gene encoding F-box/LRR-repeat protein 14, with translation METHISCLFPEILAMIFSYLDVRDKGRVAQVCAAWRDAAYHKSVWRGVEAKLHLRRANPSLFPSLQARGIRRVQILSLRRSLSYVIQGMPNIESLNLSGCYNLTDNGLGHAFVQEIPSLRVLNLSLCKQITDSSLGRIAQYLKNLEVLELGGCSNITNTGLLLIAWGLHRLKSLNLRSCRHVSDVGIGHLAGMTRSAAEGCLNLEYLTLQDCQKLTDLSLKHISKGLAKLKVLNLSFCGGISDAGMIHLSHMSSLWSLNLRSCDNISDTGIMHLAMGTLRLSGLDVSFCDKIGDQSLAYIAQGLYQLKSLSLCSCHISDDGINRMVRQMHELRTLNIGQCVRITDKGLELIADHLTQLTGIDLYGCTKITKRGLERITQLPCLKVLNLGLWQMTESEKVR, from the coding sequence ATGGAGACGCACATTTCGTGCTTGTTCCCGGAGATTTTAGCTATGATCTTCAGTTATTTGGACGTAAGGGACAAAGGCAGGGTGGCCCAAGTGTGCGCGGCGTGGAGGGACGCCGCTTATCATAAATCGGTGTGGCGAGGAGTGGAAGCCAAGTTGCACCTCAGGCGGGCCAATCCTTCGCTCTTTCCCAGCTTGCAGGCCCGGGGGATCAGACGGGTGCAGATTCTCAGCTTGAGGCGCAGTCTCAGCTACGTGATCCAGGGGATGCCAAACATTGAGAGCCTCAACCTTAGCGGATGCTACAACTTGACTGACAACGGCCTTGGACACGCTTTTGTGCAAGAGATCCCATCCCTCCGAGTACTCAACCTGAGCCTCTGCAAACAGATCACCGACTCCAGCCTCGGCCGCATCGCCCAGTATCTCAAAAATCTGGAGGTCCTGGAACTCGGTGGCTGTAGCAACATCACCAATACTGGTTTGCTGCTAATCGCGTGGGGCTTGCATCGACTCAAAAGCCTCAATCTGCGGAGTTGTCGACATGTGTCTGATGTGGGCATCGGACACCTGGCAGGCATGACGCGAAGCGCTGCCGAGGGTTGCCTCAACCTGGAATACCTGACCCTGCAGGACTGTCAGAAACTGACGGATCTTTCCCTCAAACACATCTCCAAGGGTCTGGCTAAGCTCAAGGTCCTTAATTTGAGCTTCTGTGGGGGCATCTCGGACGCTGGCATGATCCACCTGTCCCACATGAGCAGCCTGTGGAGCCTGAACCTGCGATCCTGCGACAACATTAGCGACACCGGCATTATGCACCTAGCAATGGGAACACTGCGACTTTCGGGCCTCGACGTTTCTTTCTGCGACAAGATCGGTGACCAGAGCTTGGCCTACATCGCCCAAGGTCTCTACCAGTTGAAGTCGCTTTCCTTGTGCTCCTGTCACATAAGTGACGACGGGATCAATAGGATGGTGAGGCAGATGCACGAGCTGAGGACCCTAAACATCGGCCAGTGCGTGCGGATTACGGACAAAGGGCTGGAGCTGATCGCCGACCACCTTACTCAGCTCACTGGCATAGATCTGTACGGGTGCACCAAAATTACGAAGCGGGGGCTCGAAAGAATAACGCAGCTCCCTTGCCTTAAAGTTTTGAACCTTGGACTCTGGCAGATGACCGAGAGCGAAAAAGTGAGGTGA